A window from Zingiber officinale cultivar Zhangliang chromosome 7A, Zo_v1.1, whole genome shotgun sequence encodes these proteins:
- the LOC122002496 gene encoding ABC transporter G family member 36-like isoform X2, with translation METSEVHRLGSMRRSSSVWRRTEESVFSRSSRERSAEDDEEALRWAALEKLPTFDRVRRGILSLPDEGGVAGLREVDVGKLGFQERRALLERLLHVAEEDNELFLLKLKDRIQRVGLDLPDIEVRYENLTVEAEAYVGEGGLPTIFNSTINLLEGYANLLRILPSRKRPLSILHNVSGIIKPRRMTLLLGPPGSGKTTLLLALAGKLDSELKTTGKVTYNGHEMHEFVPERTAAYISQYDLHIGEMTVRETLAFSARCQGVGTRHDMLIELARREKEANIKPDPDLDVFMKASSIEGQETNVITDYVLKILGLEVCADTMVGDEMLRGISGGQRKRVTTGEMLVGPARALFMDEISTGLDSSTTYQIVNSLRQSIHILSGTAVISLLQPAPETYDLFDDIILLSDGQVVYHGPRENVLEFFESMGFKCPERKGVADFLQEVTSRKDQQQYWTRHDEPYRYVPVRVFSEAFQSFHVGRAIAEEIASPYDKSKSHPAALTVTKYGVSNKELLKANIDRELLLMKRNSFVYIFKAIQISIMALIAMTVFFRTKMHRDSVDGGGIYMGALFFGVVMVMFNGLSELAMTILKLPVFFKQRDLLFYPAWAYAIPTWILKIPISFVEVAVWVFTTYYVTGFDPNVGRLFKQYLLLLAANQMASGLFRAIAAVSRNLIIANTFGSFVLLILLVLGGFILSRHQVKKWWIWGYWISPLMYSHNAISTNEFLGHSWSHILPQATESLGVIVLKSRGVFTEAKWYWIGFAALVGYIFVFNALFTVALAYLKPYGKSQPSLSEESLNEKNANLTGEVVERSSRERNSSSRSLENINTVASLNRNKKGMVLPFTPLALTFENIRYSVDMPQEMKVQGVVEDRLELLKGVSGSFRPGVLTALMGVSGAGKTTLMDVLAGRKTGGYIEGNITISGYPKKQDTFARISGYCEQNDIHSPHVTVYESLVYSAWLRLSADVNSTTRKMFVEEVMELVELTLLRNALVGLPGVDGLSTEQRKRLTIAVELVANPSIIFMDEPTSGLDARAAAIVMRTVRNTVDTGRTVVCTIHQPSIDIFEAFDELFLMKRGGEEIYVGPLGRHSCDLISYFELIVRKGINGVTKIKDGYNPATWMLEVTTQMQENVLGVNFSEVYKGSELYQRNKNLIKELSSPPPGSSDLYFPTQYSQSFIGQCSACLWKQHLSYWRNPPYTAMRFFFTAIIALLFGSIFWDLGTKRSRQQDLFNAMGSMYAAVLFIGVQNASSVQPVVAVERTVFYRERAAGMYSALPYAFGQVTIEIPYILVQALIYGVIVYSMIGFEWTAAKFFWYLFFMYFTLLYFTFYGMMAVGLTPNHHIASIVSAAFYALWNLFSGFLIPRPQIPIWWRWYYWMCPVAWTLYGLVVSQFGDVHENLEDGPSVSEFVRSYFGFRHNFLGVVATVIVAFPVLFAFLFGFSIKMLNFQRR, from the exons ATGGAGACGAGCGAGGTGCACCGGCTGGGGAGCATGCGGCGGAGCAGCTCGGTGTGGCGGAGAACCGAGGAGTCGGTGTTCTCGCGGTCGTCGAGGGAGCGGTCGGCGGAGGACGACGAGGAGGCGCTCCGGTGGGCGGCGCTGGAGAAGCTGCCCACCTTCGACCGCGTGCGCCGCGGCATCCTCTCGCTTCCTGACGAGGGCGGCGTCGCCGGGCTGCGGGAGGTCGACGTGGGGAAGCTTGGGTTCCAGGAGCGGCGTGCTCTCCTCGAGCGCCTCCTCCACGTGGCCGAGGAGGACAACGAGCTCTTCTTGCTCAAGCTCAAGGACCGCATCCAACG GGTGGGGCTCGACCTGCCGGACATCGAAGTGAGGTACGAGAACCTCACCGTCGAAGCGGAGGCCTACGTCGGCGAGGGAGGATTGCCGACCATCTTCAATTCCACCATCAACCTGCTCGAG ggttatgCAAATCTTTTGCGAATACTTCCAAGTAGAAAGAGACCTTTGTCGATCCTTCACAATGTCAGTGGAATCATCAAGCCTCGCAG GATGACATTGCTCTTAGGCCCTCCTGGATCAGGAAAAACCACATTGTTGTTGGCATTGGCAGGAAAGCTCGACTCTGAACTCAAG ACGACGGGAAAGGTGACCTACAATGGCCATGAAATGCATGAATTTGTCCCTGAACGAACTGCTGCCTACATCAGCCAGTATGATCTTCACATTGGAGAGATGACAGTTCGTGAGACGTTAGCCTTTTCCGCTAGGTGTCAAGGAGTTGGCACTCGGCATG ACATGTTAATTGAGTTGGCTAGGCGAGAGAAAGAAGCAAACATTAAGCCAGATCCTGACCTAGATGTTTTCATGAAG GCATCTTCAATAGAAGGACAAGAAACCAATGTGATTACAGATTATGTGCTCAAG ATACTAGGTTTGGAGGTTTGTGCTGACACCATGGTTGGAGACGAAATGTTGAGAGGCATTTCTGGCGGGCAAAGGAAGCGTGTTACGACAG GTGAAATGCTTGTTGGACCTGCAAGAGCTCTATTCATGGATGAGATATCAACCGGTTTGGACAGCTCAACAACTTATCAGATAGTAAACTCCCTCAGGCAATCTATTCACATTCTTAGTGGAACCGCCGTTATATCTCTACTTCAACCGGCACCGGAGACCTATGacctcttcgacgacatcattcTTCTCTCTGACGGGCAAGTTGTGTATCATGGCCCGCGGGAGAATGTACTCGAATTCTTTGAGTCTATGGGCTTCAAATGCCCGGAGAGGAAGGGTGTTGCAGATTTCCTACAAGAA GTAACATCGAGGAAGGATCAACAGCAATACTGGACACGCCATGATGAGCCTTACAGATATGTTCCTGTAAGAGTATTTTCTGAAGCATTCCAATCGTTCCATGTCGGTCGTGCCATTGCAGAGGAAATTGCTTCCCCATATGATAAGAGTAAGAGCCATCCTGCTGCTCTTACAGTCACAAAATACGGGGTTAGCAACAAGGAATTGTTAAAAGCCAACATTGATAGAGAATTATTGCTAATGAAGAGAAACTCATTCGTCTATATCTTCAAAGCAATTCAA ATTTCCATCATGGCGCTGATTGCAATGACAGTCTTCTTCCGTACTAAAATGCACCGTGATTCAGTGGACGGCGGTGGAATATATATGGGAGCACTTTTCTTTGGAGTAGTCATGGTCATGTTTAATGGTTTGTCCGAACTCGCCATGACCATTTTAAAGCTTCCTGTTTTCTTCAAGCAAAGGGATCTCCTATTTTATCCGGCATGGGCATATGCAATACCGACATGGATTCTTAAGATTCCCATTTCCTTCGTCGAAGTTGCAGTGTGGGTTTTCACAACTTATTATGTCACAGGATTTGATCCAAATGTCGGAAG GTTGTTTAAGCAGTATCTGCTGCTACTGGCAGCAAATCAGATGGCATCTGGTCTCTTCCGTGCCATTGCTGCAGTATCTAGGAATTTGATTATCGCAAATACCTTTGGATCCTTTGTGTTGCTCATTCTTCTTGTGCTTGGTGGTTTCATTCTTTCTCGAC ATCAAGTGAAGAAATGGTGGATTTGGGGTTATTGGATCTCACCGCTAATGTACTCGCATAATGCAATATCGACCAATGAATTCTTAGGACATAGTTGGAGTCAT ATACTTCCACAGGCAACAGAGTCACTCGGAGTAATAGTTTTGAAATCCCGTGGAGTTTTTACCGAAGCAAAATGGTATTGGATTGGATTTGCAGCTCTAGTTGGTTATATTTTTGTGTTCAATGCTCTTTTCACTGTGGCACTCGCTTATCTAAAAC CATATGGGAAATCTCAACCATCTTTGTCTGAAGAATCATTAAATGAAAAAAATGCCAATTTGACCGGAGAAGTTGTAGAACGATCATCTAGAGAAAGGAATTCTTCTAGTCGTTCTTTGGAAAACATCAATACAGTTGCATCTCTTAATCGAAACAAGAAGGGAATGGTGCTTCCGTTCACTCCGCTCGCTCTCACGTTTGAAAACATAAGATATTCCGTCGACATGCCACAA GAAATGAAAGTTCAAGGGGTGGTAGAAGACCGTTTGGAACTTTTGAAGGGTGTAAGTGGTTCTTTTAGGCCCGGAGTCCTGACTGCTCTAATGGGTGTGAGTGGTGCCGGCAAAACAACACTAATGGACGTACTAGCCGGTCGCAAAACTGGTGGATACATAGAAGGAAACATTACTATATCTGGTTACCCTAAGAAACAAGACACGTTTGCTCGCATATCAGGTTACTGTGAGCAAAATGACATCCACTCTCCCCATGTGACGGTTTATGAGTCTCTTGTTTATTCAGCATGGcttaggttatctgctgatgtcaATTCTACAACTCGGAAG ATGTTTGTCGAAGAGGTGATGGAGCTTGTAGAGTTGACACTGCTTAGAAATGCACTTGTTGGACTGCCCGGAGTAGATGGATTATCAACCGAACAACGGAAGAGGCTCACTATTGCAGTGGAGCTTGTTGCCAACCCGTCCATTATATTCATGGATGAACCGACCTCAGGGCTCGACGCAAGGGCTGCAGCCATTGTCATGAGAACTGTTAGGAACACTGTGGATACAGGGAGGACTGTCGTGTGTACTATCCACCAGCCCAGTATTGACATATTCGAAGCTTTTGATGAG CTCTTCCTAATGAAGCGAGGCGGAGAAGAAATATATGTTGGTCCACTCGGCCGCCATTCGTGTGATCTTATAAGCTACTTTGAG TTGATCGTTCGCAAGGGAATTAATGGCGTGACGAAGATAAAAGACGGTTATAATCCCGCAACTTGGATGTTAGAAGTGACTACACAGATGCAAGAAAATGTACTAGGTGTTAATTTCAGTGAAGTATACAAGGGCTCAGAGTTGTACCA GAGAAACAAGAATCTGATAAAGGAGTTGAGTTCGCCTCCCCCGGGTTCAAGTGATCTCTACTTTCCGACTCAGTACTCTCAGTCTTTTATTGGGCAATGCTCGGCGTGCCTTTGGAAGCAACACTTATCGTATTGGCGGAATCCTCCATACACTGCAATGCGGTTTTTCTTTACGGCCATCATAGCTTTGTTGTTCGGCTCTATATTTTGGGACCTTGGCACCAAAAG GTCTAGGCAACAAGATCTATTCAATGCAATGGGTTCGATGTATGCTGCTGTCCTATTCATCGGGGTACAAAATGCTTCGTCAGTTCAACCGGTTGTGGCCGTTGAACGAACAGTGTTTTATAGGGAAAGAGCCGCAGGAATGTACTCGGCTTTGCCATACGCCTTTGGGCAA GTTACAATTGAAATTCCATATATTTTGGTACAAGCATTGATATACGGTGTGATAGTCTACTCGATGATTGGATTCGAGTGGACGGCCGCAAAGTTCTTCTGGTACCTGTTCTTCATGTACTTCACACTCCTCTACTTCACATTTTATGGAATGATGGCGGTTGGGTTAACTCCCAACCACCACATTGCATCCATTGTTTCTGCTGCCTTTTACGCGTTATGGAACCTCTTCTCTGGGTTCCTTATCCCTCGCCCG CAAATTCCGATATGGTGGAGGTGGTATTACTGGATGTGTCCGGTTGCTTGGACCTTGTATGGATTGGTCGTGTCGCAGTTTGGAGATGTGCACGAGAATCTTGAAGATGGTCCCTCTGTGTCTGAGTTTGTGAGAAGTTATTTTGGGTTTAGGCATAACTTTCTAGGCGTGGTAGCAACAGTCATCGTCGCATTTCCTGTGCTTTTCGCGTTCCTCTTTGGCTTTTCGATCAAGATGCTCAACTTCCAGAGGAGATGA